The Cloacibacillus sp. nucleotide sequence ATATTCATGATCATCCTGGTCGCCGCCGTCACGCTGCAGATACTGTCGCGCCTCCCCTTTATGAATTTCAAGACTTCCATGCTGGAAGAGATATCCCGGTTCATGATGATCGGGGTGGCATATTTCTCCGGTTCTCTTCTGGTGAGAGGAAAGAAATGGAAGTTGACCTGCGTCGACGCCGTCCCCGAGCTGCTGCGCGGCACCGCGAAGAAAATCATTGTCGAAGTGGCGCAGATTTTATCGCTGGTGTTCCTCCTGATCGTGTTGTCAGCCTGCAATAAATTTGTCAGCCTGGGAATGATGCAGACGGCTCCCGGCACAGGACTGCCGATGTGGATCGTCTATCTGGTCATTCCCGTCAGCGTGGTTTTGATGCTGCTCAATTGGTTCGCCGCAAGTTTTGAAAGATGGGGGCTGGTAAAATGATTAGTATGGGATCTTTAGCGGCGGGGCTGCTTCTTGCTTTCTTTAT carries:
- a CDS encoding TRAP transporter small permease subunit; the encoded protein is MKNYVLFIDKINRIIKYLLLIFMIILVAAVTLQILSRLPFMNFKTSMLEEISRFMMIGVAYFSGSLLVRGKKWKLTCVDAVPELLRGTAKKIIVEVAQILSLVFLLIVLSACNKFVSLGMMQTAPGTGLPMWIVYLVIPVSVVLMLLNWFAASFERWGLVK